gttttctaactcgcgttctataaggacggtgttcgtaataactctagggagccaccttaaatgatCTGTGCTTAAAGGCAAAATTTACGGCTTTATTGTAACGTTTAAATCATCCTCTTCCTAAATGCGGTTTAATGGAATATTTTTCGGGACtctgaccaagggctaacgctcgaaacgttagctttctaaatctttcacggtggtaactcAGCCTTTAACAACTGGTTTGAtataaccaaatttttatttttcggGCGCTCTATAACATCCACGAAATTCCAATAATGTTTGCATTCGTGTGGCTCAATACGCTATGGTATCCGCAAGTATTGCTAACAACCCGTCATCACCGTTTTAGTTATTGGATCGATAGGACTTCTGTAAATGCTATCAATATCAAGAATACAAATATACGCAGAATTCCATTCAGGTGTCTCTTGTCTTGTCAAAAACAGTTAAGAATCTTAAATGTTGCTCAAAAGATTCATATTACCGCGACTTTGGCAAAGCGGAGtgtaagaaacgacgacggcaaatcacagacaacgccacaaatcaatgatatgattgctGCACGTACGGCACGCACTTTAGGGCAATTTTTCACGTGATGTGCCGAAAGATGACTTAAAATGTTCAggtttgaggttctgacgacataTGATGCGGCCGTTCTCCGCCTTTACTTGAATAACAAAAACGCGCCGATTAGAGAAAGGATATTTCGTGTACTTTTTACCACGTGACCAACATGAAATATTTCCTCAGCAGCATAGTCCAGGGATTAGTCATCAATGATTGCGAAGAAATCTGTCTGGGAGAAATACTAAGCTGTTgtaattgattttgtgcgcTCAGGGACAGACAAAATTTTGCCTTATCCAATAAGTATTTCCGTATTTGATTTTACCGAATTTGATATTCCTGGAAAGCGTTTGGCGTTGAATTTGGGGTATATACAGAGAAATTAATACAGGGAAATATAGttagaaaaaggaaaatctgaTTTGTTAATTCTGGCTGAGATCACACGCAATACTGTtgttacgggacagattttgCAACCACAGCTTCagcgttttcttcttttatttgggGGTTAAACTTCAGCACTCTGCCGTGGCCGGCAGCCAACTACTTCatactctgccgtcgctggcagcCAACTCTCTTTACACTGCCGTCGCTGGCATACAACTCTCCTTTCTACTCTTTAAAAACTGGCGTTTAAGTATGTGctcgctgagatatgattggtcaaggcgcgtagcacgtagctaaaattgagttaatcacattgctagataaagataaatagcaacaggaaccgaagtttccgcggtcctttacactaacacgcggggctaaccgcgggaaaactAACACTACAGATAATAACGTGGAAGTGACTAATGTGGTCTGTAATACAACTTTACAGAAAGAGCCGCCAAGACGGTCTCTGTTTTCAAACAACGTCGGCGGAAAATCGGCTTTTGCCTAACGCGTTATCTCGTGGGAAGTCAACTACAAGAGAAAAGGTTGTTTGCGATAGTTAATtcgatttgcacgtttcagtcgtcttcgaagttgttcagcatcgtgcgaatataatacgttacatgcaataaagctattatgcaaatataggtgaaaatattataaaatatgcttcaacacTGTTAAACCGGGTCTTATTGAGGGGTGTGGCAAAAAAGCGTTTCCGAGCGATTTAAATCGCTATAATAAAAAGCAGCATGATGGAGGCACCCGTGTGTGAAATGATGTGATGATGGTTGCCTGGTAACGGGTGAAAGAGATTTCACATAACATTATTGCAACAAGATAgtccgtattcataaatggcggccaagaaattattctttcttCTTTGGGCAAATCATTCTCACTAGCCTCACTCCAAAACAAAAGTTCTTTGGAAGTTTGctcgtgctaacgaggctagtgaggaacattagcataaaaacaaaagaattattaCTTactagccgccatttatgagtATGGTCTATACGATGCTAAAAATTACAATTACGttaggtggcagggttggcctagtggtgagagcacttgccttccacagATGTGGCCCGGGCTCGATTACCGCactcggtgtcatatgtggattgaggttgttggttctctactctgccatgagaggttttacctcgggtactccggttttcccctctcatcaaaaaccaacgtttgaattgatttgatttgtgaataataattgtaaaacagtgatttgggcaatgtcgatttgatttcctccggaattgtaaagcgcatttgatcatattcatatgcatATTTGCGTTATAGCAATATTAAACATTATGATGCTCTCAGTTATGACGACGACGATTTGTACATAAATTTCCCAGTGAACGAAAAGCCATCACATTTATCTAAGGAAGTCTATGTAACATTCTAAACTTAAATTTATTTACCAATCAACCCTTCCCTATCCATTGCTCATCCTGTCTATTCCTTTATTACTTTTTATTAACACAACTTACAGTTCCATTACATTGAGGTTTAAAAGAGCTCTGTATTTCTCTTGTCAGCGCATGCCCTCGGTTTTTTTCATGAGCAATCCAGGCCGGACAGAGACAAGTACATCACAGTTAACTATAATAATATCAGACAAGGCAAGTGAAACAACTTACTcttcaattaatttttattttcaaaacatttttgcttgAAATAGCGGCATCTCCTCGGGATACTTAGATACCCATTACCAGGTAATTCCAAAAACTAGTCACATTCAAGATAAAATAATAACGTTAACAATAGTGATAACgaaaataatcataaaaattacaatttcctcagttgtgattggttaaaaaaaattcctattTCCCTCTTATTCACTTGCAAAGTTGTTTTCgaacagtttgttatcggacagttcaacaaagcAATCATATTCAAAgctgtagtttaaatcaaccaataacttTTAAAGGTTTAGTTTAAATctaccaatcacaaccttggtttcaatcaccataaaaacagtgtacaaactcctaaattggggctttcttcaaaatggagaatttttttggggctgtttttcttttctccgaAAATGCAGTTTTTATGACTAATAGGTAATAGGACtgcgtgtcgtccaattcggtctgtaaccatactcgtgataaacaaagcGGTCTCCTGCTGCGCGGTTGTCCGATGTCAGTTGTtgtcactcgtatgattacaaaccgaattggactccactcggtcctattaccattactgaTATATGAAGGCATAAGTTACATATCTAGCAGGACCCCGCTTTTTTttcaggggcgaggaaaaatttTTTGATTTACAGAACAGCAATCAACTCTCTTGGAACGCCATACGATTATGGAAGTATAATGCACTATGGAAGTAGAGCATTCTCGAAAAATGGTCAAGCAACGATAGTGCCAAAGCAGCCACGggtaacataacataacataacgtATTGGTTCAGAGCAAAGAGCTGATGATTCACTAAAAGGAGTTTTGTCACAATCAATAAGCATGAATCAATGTTGGAAAAGATCAACATGAAGTCAAACGTTTGCGATCATTTTGACGCTCAAATTGCCTCGAATTCATACAGtcatcttattagacgttttgttgtgtagtatcgctgagtatttttacgatttgtgccgtattttggcgagcccgtagggcgagtcaaaatacaaacaacgagtaaaaattctcagcgatactacacaacaaaacgtctaatgagagatttattatccaacacgccaaatttttatgtacGTGCAGGCGAATtttgcggatatttatttacggggattgcgtgacagaagtatgcgaagcggaacggaattggcgcgggaaatccagctaactgattggtgaACAGtaggagaacaaggcaaactggttttcgtggtttcgcccacgccatcactggcgcaatttatttcacttttcacaacgggaaaaaaatcgtctttcgatcgcctaaattacagatcaattcaagtttttcactttgagatttctgtcaagaaaaaacgtagaaaagaaattccttttgacaaacaaaaatttttttcgtagcttgaatcaaattcgtcgcttgcgcgttgcgagaaaacctggctaaccggtcctctagagtacaaataccgcgtgatatttgtacttgtcttgggcgttatttgcaCTCTacgaagtgaagttggataataaaaagaattacTGCCTAAAGGAAAATGTTCTTCTTTGTTACGGGATAACGAGAGGTGTTGGAACGCGATTCCTGTCTGGAGAGGGAGTAAGCTCTTGTAAACCTCATGCAAAGTTTATCAAGTGAATAAGTAGATAAGTACTAAATCTCTTTGGGTAAATTGAGTAACATATTTGACCATCGTCAAGCAGTTGATCAAACGCCTATCTGTTTTGTAAAAGCTATTTTGTGCTCATTGGAAATGAAATCACTCCTTCTAGGTCGTAATTGGCCAGCGAAAAGGTCTGAGCCCAATTGATGCGCGACAGGCAAATCTTTTTTACTCGTGCCCTAGTGCACCAGGTATGTGAATATCAAATTGCTAGTATTAAAGAAAGACTTAAGCCGTTGGTTAACACAGTTAAGGCAATATGGAGGACTGTGCTAAATTTGACAGTATTGCACTTGCtagtttatgtaataaaatgGAATAGACATGAAAACCTGAGGAGAAAAGGATTTAGGAGGTGAGCAAATGCGTGCACTACACTGCACCTCAAGGACAGTGTAGTAATAGGAAAAAGTCTTGCATCTATTGAGAGTAACAAATGGCTCATTATTGTAGCTGCCTAATGTTGCTCGGGCGGAGAGGTTATAATATCTCTGagaatgtaaaagaaaaagggTGATAGGTTTGGGCACTAGGAATTGCATGGGCTGTATATTGAGAAAACCAAGATCGTTGCCTTGTGATAGTTATTCATTGGCAGTAGCTTTCAAACGTACACCCAATTTATTTAAAATAGTAATCGAGAGATTCCCATCGGCTGCTCAGACACTCCTTGAAAACAAGTTGTGGAAAGCCATCATCGATAAGATGAACACCATAACCCTCTCTGTCGTGTGCTTTGAAGAAGGCGATTTCCACACCAAACTTTCATTTCCTATTTTGAGATTATTTTTGTGTCTCTTTTGAGCACGCTTCTTTAACTAAAGGGCAACCTGTTAACATTGATCAGCATgatcctttttcatttttttagttTCCACCAAAAAACCAGGTAATAAGGCAACTAAATTGTTATGGCCGGCCGAGAAAGCCGAGCTACATCAGATTTCTAAGAAACTGTCGAAGATAAAAAGGAACTCGCTCCACCTTCCCCTAATTATCATCCTAGCCATcatccttctcaacaacaagaGCAAGTTATCGACACCTCCATCATAATCATCAACATCTTCACCACGTATTGCCTTTTTTTACTTAATAACATTCATGTGAAAAACATCATTTATGGTCAGAAAAATGTATGCTTACCCAATCCCTGATAGATATTGGACATGTTCCTTTAATCAAGACTAGCTATTtctatttatctttatttttcagCGTCCACCACTAGAAATCCAGGTGAGACAGCTTTCGAATATTCATAGTGTAATAGGAGATAAGAGACGGATCATTCAAATCATCATCTTAGCCGTCATCTTCTTGTCATGTACTACCTATTTCTTTGGTATAGTCGTTAAGCTTGATAACATAACCCAAATGCATACCACACTCGGAGCGTTTTGAGATGAAATCATTTTTCACACCAAATTTTAATTACCTATTTTGAGATTATTTTTGTGGTGTCCCTTTTGAGTATGTTTCTTTAACCAAAGGGCAACCTGTTAATGCTGAttagcatgattatttttcattttttcagtgtccACCGAAAAACCAGGTAAGAAGGCAACTAAATTGTTATGGCCGGCCAAGAAAGCCGAGCTACATCAGATTTCTAAGAAACTGTCGAAGAGAGAAAGGAACTCGCTCCACCTTCCCCCAATTATCATCTTAATCATCATCCTTCTCAACCACAACAGCAAGTTATCGACATCTTCATCATAATGGTCAACATCTTGAGGGGCGGATCCAGCATTTTTTGAAAGTGGGGGCCGAACAAGAACACTAATCAGCGCGCGTTAGCGCGCCTTAGTAGCGCAATAGGCGCTACtttctaggggggtctggggacatgccccccccccccaagaaaaTGTTGAACATTTGAGTACCCTTACATGCACTCTGGTGCAATCTGGAACGTAAAATATCAGGATTCCATATTGAATAAAattagaagttgtggctatatTGATGCATGGTTTGTGACTCTTCGCTCCAAAGTCACAACAGTCTTGGAGGAAACCAATGAAGATACGATATCTAACCATAATATGGTAGCTAATCAAACATGATGGACTGAATGCATTTGCACTATAATTGAAGGCTATGGCATTACTTTACAAGGCCACTTAGCTTTGCATTGTGGTGTAATTGCATTCATTCATGTCAACAAAATGACTTTACTCGCTAAGAGTCACTGCAGGGGATTGACGAATGTCATTCTTCGCTGGTTACTGCGCTTGGCATAGTCATCAACGAATGCTGCATAATCCAAAGGTATGTCCTTGTGAATAAAGAGCAGTAACAGTGCGTTTAGGCGCTCTTCCATCATGGTGCTTCGATAAACATTCTTCACAAAGCGCAATGATGAAATGAAATATTAACGCCTGTAAGTGGGAAAGCTTATTAACTTTGGTCACACTATTAGCGACAAATCATGCTTTagctaaaaaaatcaaaagttccAACAGCCTGCttacaaaatgataaaattattgtatATTTTGACCCAGAAAAAAAGTCTGACGAACTGAGAGGGCGGCCGCGGCCGCTTCGATTCGGCCACCCCCTAAATCCGCCCCTGATCTTCACCACGTATTGTATTGCCTTTTTTTTACTTAATAACATTTATGTGAAAAACATCAATTACGGTCAAGAAAATGTATGCTTACCCAATCCCTGATAGATATTAGGCATGTTCCTTTAATCAAGACTAGCTATTtctatttatctttatttttcagCGTCCACCACTAGAAATCCAGGTGAGACAGCTGTCGAATATTCCGCATACTGTAACAGGAGATGAAAGACATCATTCACTGAATTCATGACAAGAAGATGACGGCTAAGATGAAGATGATCGTCATCTTAGCCGTCATCTTCTTGTCATGTATTAACAATTAAGGTCAGAAAAATAGATGCTTACCCATGCAATCCCTGATAGATATTAGGCATGTTCATTTAGCTAAGactaattatttataatatgtTTATCTTTCTTTTGCAGTGCCCACGACTAGAAATCTAGGTGAGATAGCTGTCGAATATTCATAGTGTAACAGGTGGAGATGAAAGACAGATCATTCAAATCGTCATCTTAGCCGTCATCTTCTTGTCATGTACTACCTATTTCTTTGACATAGTCGTTAAGCTGGATAACAtaacccaaatgcaatccacaCTGGAAGCGTTTTGagatgaaaccatttttcaatgCCTATAACCACTGGGTGTAAAATGCTCCACGTGATcatgcaagaaaagaaaacgaggGTACCATTAGATTATTCCCCTAATTCTTCTCAACAACAGCAGCAAGTCATCAACATCTCCATCATAATCATCACCATCTCAACCACGTATTGCCTTTTTGTAGTCAGTAACATTTATATGGAAAACAACAATCAAGGTCAGAAAAATAGATGCTTACCCAATCCCTGATAGATATTAGGCATGTTCCTTTAATCGAGACTAGCTATTtctatttatctttatttttcagCGTCCACCACTAGAAATCCAGGTGAGACAGCTGTCGAATATTCCGCATACTGTAACAGGAGATGAAAGACATCATTCACTGAATTCATGACAAGAAGATGACGGCGAAGATGAAGATGATCGTCATCTTAGTCGTCATGTTCTTGTCATGTATTAACAATTAAGGTCAGAAAAATAGATGCTTACCCAATCCCTGATAGACATTTGGCATTTTCATTTAGCTAAGactaattatttataatatgtttatctttctttttcagtGCCCACGACTAGAAATCTAGGTGAGATAGCTGTCGAATATTCATAGTATAACAGGTGGAGATGAAAGACAGATCATTCAAATCGTCATCTTAGCCTTTATCTTCGATTCTTGTCATGTACTACCCATTTCTTTGGCATAGTCGTTAAGCTTGATAACAtaacccaaatgcaatccacaCTCGAATCGTTTTGAGatgaaactatttttcacaccAAATTTTAATTACCTATTTTGAGATTATTTTTGTGTCTCTTTTGAGTATACTTCTTTAACTAAAGGGCAACCTGTTAATGCTGAttagcatgattatttttcattttttcagtgtccACCAAAAAACCAGGTAAGAAGGCAACTAAATTGTTATGGCCGGCCAAGAAAGCCGAGCTACATCAGATTTCTAAGAAACTGTCGAAGAGAGAAAGGAACTCGCTCCACCTTCCCTCAATTATCATCTTAATCATCATCCTTCTCAACCACAACAGCAAGTTATCGACATCTCCATCATAATCATCAACATCCTTGAGGGGCGGTCCAGCATTTTTTGAAAGTGGGGGCCGAACAAGAATACTACTCAGCGCGCGTTAGCGCGCCTCAGTAGCGCAATAGGCGCTACtttctaggggggtctggggacatgccccccccccaccctagaaaattttgaacatttgaGTACCCTTACATGCACTCTGGTGCAATCTGGAACGTAAAATATCAGGATTCCATATTGAATAAAATTAGAAGTTGTGGTTATAATGATGCATGGTTTGTGACTCTTCGCTCCAAAGTCACAACAGTCTTGGGAGAAACCAATGAAGATACGATATCTAACCATGATATGGTAGCTAATCAAACATGATGGACTGAATGCATTTGCACTATAATTGAAGGCTATGGCATTACTTTACAAGGCCACTTAGCTTTGCATTGTGGTGTAATTGCATTCATTCATGTCAACAAAATGACTTGAACTCGCTAAGAGTCAGTGCAGGGGATTGACGAATGTCATTCTTCGCTGATTACTGCGCTTGCATAGTCATCAACGATTGCTGCATAATCCAAAGGTATGTCCTTGTGAATAAAGAGCAGTAACAGTGCGTTTAGGCGTTCTTCCCTCATGGTGCTTCGATGAACATTCTTCACAAAGCGCAATGATGAATTGAAATATTAACGCCTGTAAGTGGGAAAGCTTATTAACTTTGGTCACACTATTAGCGACAAATCATGCTTTagctaaaaaaatcaaaagttccAACAGCCTGCttacaaaatgataaaattgtTGTATGTTTTGACCTAGAAAAACAATCTCTGACGAACTGAGAGGGGCGGCCGCGGCCGCTTCGATTCGGCCACCCCCTAAATCCGCCCCTGATCTACACCACGTATTGTATTGCCTTTTTTTACTTAATAACATTTATGTGAAAAACATCAATTACGGTCAGAAAAATGTATGCTTACCCAATCCCTGATAGATATTGGGCATGTTCCTTTAATCAAGACTAGCTATATTtctatttatctttatttttcagCGTCCACCACTAGAAATCCAGGTGAGACAGCTTTCGAATATTCATAGTGTAATAGGAGATGAAAGACGGATCATTCAAATCATCATCTTAGCCGTCATCTTCTTGTCATGTACTACCTATTTCTTTGGCATAGTCGTTAAGCTTGATAACATAACCCAAATGCAGTCAACACTCGGAGCGTTTTAAGATGAAATCATTTTTCACACCAAATTTTAATTACCTATTTTGAGATTATTTTTGTGGTGTCTCTTTTGAGTATACTTCTTTAACTAAAGGGCAACCTGTTAACGTTGATTAGCatgattctgtttcatttttttagtgTCCACCAAAAAACCAGGTAAAAAGGCAACTAAATTGCTATGGCAAGAAAGCCGAGCTACATCAGATGTCTATGAAACTGTCGAAAATAAAAAGGAACTCGCTCCTCCTTCCCCTAATCCTTCTCAACAACAGCATCAAGTTATCGACTTCTCCATCATAATCATCACCATCTCAACCACGTATTGCCTTTTTGTAGTCAGTAACATTTATATGGAAAACAACAATTAAGGTCAGAAAAATAGATGCTTACCCAATCCCTGATAGATATTAGGCATGTTCCTTTAGCTAAGactaattatttataatatgtTTATCTTTCTTTTGCAGTGCCCACGACTAGAAATCTAGGTGAGATAGCTGTCGAATATTCATAGTGTAACAGGTGGAGATGAAAGACAGATCATTCAAATCGTCATCTTAGCCGTCATCTTCTTGTCATGTACTACCTATTTCTTTGACATAGTCGTTAAGCTGGATAACAtaacccaaatgcaatccacaCTGGAAGCGTTTTGagatgaaaccatttttcaatgCCTATAACCACTGGGTGTAAAATGCTCCACGTGATcatgcaagaaaagaaaacgaggGTACCATTAGATTATTCCCCTAATTCTTCTCAACAACAGCAGCAAGTCATCAACATCTCCATCATAATCATCACCATCTCAACCACGTATTGCCTTTTTGTAGTCAGTAACATTTATATGGAAAACAACAATCAAGGTCAGAAAAATAGATGCTTACCCAATCCCTGATAGATATTAGGCATGTTCCTTTAATCAAGACTAGCTATTtctatttatctttatttttcagCGTCCACCACTAGAAATCCAGGTGAGACAGCTGTCGAATATTCCGCATACTGTAACAGGAGATGAAAGACATCATTCACTGAATTCATGACAAGAAGATGACGGCGAAGATGAAGATGATCGTCATCTTAGTCGTCATGTTCTTGTCATGTATTAACAATTAAGGTCAGAAAAGTAGATGCTTACCCAATCCCTGATAGACATTTGGCATTTTCATTTAGCTAAGactaattatttataatatgtttatctttctttttcagtGCCCACGACTAGAAATCTAGGTGAGATAGCTGTCGAATATTCATAGTATAACAGGTGGAGATGAAAGACAGATCATTCAAATCGTCATCTTAGCCTTTATCTTCGATTCTTGTCATGTACTACCCATTTCTTTGGCATAGTCGTTAAGCTTGATAACAtaacccaaatgcaatccacaCTCGAATCGTTTTGAGatgaaactatttttcacaccAAATTTTAATTACCTATTTTGAGATTATTTTTGTGTCTCTTTTGAGTATACTTCTTTAACTAAAGGGCAACCTGTTAATGCTGAttagcatgattatttttcattttttcagtgtccACCAAAAAACCAGGTAAGAAGGCAACTAAATTGTTATGGCCGGCCAAGAAAGCCGAGCTACATCAGATTTCTAAGAAACTGTCGAAGAGAGAAAGGAACTCGCTCCACCTTCCCTCAATTATCATCTTAATCATCATCCTTCTCAACCACAACAGCAAATTATCGACATCTCCATCATAATCATCAACATCCTTGAGGGGCGGTCCAGCATTTTTTGAAAGTGGGGGCCGAACAAGAATACTACTCAGCGCGCGTTAGCGCGCCTCAGTAGCGCAATAGGCGCTACtttctaggggggtctggggacatgcccccccccccaccctagaaaattttgaacatttgaGTACCCTTACATGCACTCTGGTGCAATCTGGAACGTAAAATATCAGGATTCCATATTGAATAAAATTAGAAGTTGTGATTATAATGATGCATGGTTTGTGACTCTTCGCTCCAAAGTCACAACAGTCTTGGGAGAAACCAATGAAGATACGATATCTAACCATGATATGGTAGCTAATCAAACATGATGGACTGAATGCATTTGCACTATAATTGAAGGCTATGGCATTACTTTACAAGGCCACTTAGCTTTGCATTGTGGTGTAATTGCATTCATTCATGTCAACAAAATGACTTGAACTCGCTAAGAGTCAGTGCAGGGGATTGACGAATGTCATTCTTCGCTGATTACTGCGCTTGCATAGTCATCAACGATTGCTGCATAATCCAAAGGTATGTCCTTGTGAATAAAGAGCAGTAACAGTGCGTTTAGGCGTTCTTCCCTCATGGTGCTTCGATGAACATTCTTCACAAAGCGCAATGATGAATTGAAATATTAACGCCTGTAAGTGGGAAAGCTTATTAACTTTGGTCACACTATTAGCGACAAATCATGCCTTAGCTAAAAATATCAAAAGTTCCAACAGCCTGCttacaaaatgataaaattgtTGTATGTTTTGACCTAGAAAAACAATCTCTGACGAACTGAGAGGGGCGGCCGCGGCCGCTTCGATTCGGCCACCCCCTAAATCCGCCCCTGATCTACACCACGTATTGTATTGCCTTTTTTTACTTAATAACATTTATGTGAAAAACATCAATTACGGTCAGAAAAATGAATGCTTACCCAATCCCTGATAGATATTGGGCATGTTCCTTTAATCAAGACTAGCTATATTtctatttatctttatttttcagCGTCCACCACTAGAAATCCAGGTGAGACAGCTTTCGAATATTCATAGTGTAATAGGAGATGAAAGACGGATCATTCAAATCATCATCTTAGCCGTCATCTTCTTGTCATGTACTACCTATTTCTTTGGCATAGTCGTTAAGCTTGATAACATAACCCAAATGCAGTCAACACTCGGAGCGTTTTAAGATGAAATCATTTTTCACACCAAATTTTAATTACCTATTTTGAGATTATTTTTGTGGTGTCTCTTTTGAGTATACTTCTTTAACTAAAGGGCAACCTGTTAACGTTGATTAGCatgattctgtttcatttttttagtgTCCACCAAAAAACCAGGTAAAAAGGCAACTAAATTGCTATGGCAAGAAAGCCGAGCTACATCAGATGTCTATGAAACTGTCGAAAATAAAAAGGAACTCGCTCCTCCTTCCCCTAATCCTTCTCAACAACAGCATCAAGTTATCGACTTCTCCATCATAATCATCACCATCTCAACCACGTATTGCCTTTTTGTAGTCAGTAACATTTATATGGAAAACAACAATTAAGGTCAGAAAAATAGATGCTTACCCAATCCCTGATAGA
This genomic stretch from Acropora muricata isolate sample 2 chromosome 5, ASM3666990v1, whole genome shotgun sequence harbors:
- the LOC136918483 gene encoding zinc metalloproteinase nas-4-like isoform X1 gives rise to the protein MKWPIVVFLVKSIWAADYNPDENENVHNPNLFEGDMFLTREQRYKAERGMNVDVEHVTRRKRGSSNRSRHRWQGGVLVYSINTNLASNSLARSAIREGMNEWQTKTCIRFKQRTNERDYVYFTSKDRGCYSYVGKIGGSQPINLGRRCWSSGIVAHEIAHALGFFHEQSRPDRDKYITVNYNNIRQGARKNFLIYRTAINSLGTPYDYGSIMHYGSRAFSKNGQATIVPKQPRVVIGQRKGLSPIDARQANLFYSCPSAPASTTRNPVSTEKPASTTRNPVPTTRNLVSTKKPGKKATKLLWPAKKAELHQISKKLSKRERNSLHLPSIIILIIILLNHNSKLSTSPS
- the LOC136918483 gene encoding zinc metalloproteinase nas-13-like isoform X3; the protein is MKWPIVVFLVKSIWAADYNPDENENVHNPNLFEGDMFLTREQRYKAERGMNVDVEHVTRRKRGSSNRSRHRWQGGVLVYSINTNLASNSLARSAIREGMNEWQTKTCIRFKQRTNERDYVYFTSKDRGCYSYVGKIGGSQPINLGRRCWSSGIVAHEIAHALGFFHEQSRPDRDKYITVNYNNIRQGARKNFLIYRTAINSLGTPYDYGSIMHYGSRAFSKNGQATIVPKQPRVVIGQRKGLSPIDARQANLFYSCPSAPASTTRNPVSTEKPGKKATKLLWPAKKAELHQISKKLSKRERNSLHLPPIIILIIILLNHNSKLSTSSS
- the LOC136918483 gene encoding zinc metalloproteinase nas-4-like isoform X2, producing MKWPIVVFLVKSIWAADYNPDENENVHNPNLFEGDMFLTREQRYKAERGMNVDVEHVTRRKRGSSNRSRHRWQGGVLVYSINTNLASNSLARSAIREGMNEWQTKTCIRFKQRTNERDYVYFTSKDRGCYSYVGKIGGSQPINLGRRCWSSGIVAHEIAHALGFFHEQSRPDRDKYITVNYNNIRQGARKNFLIYRTAINSLGTPYDYGSIMHYGSRAFSKNGQATIVPKQPRVVIGQRKGLSPIDARQANLFYSCPSAPASTTRNPVSTEKPASTTRNPVPTTRNLVSTKKPGKKATKLLWPAKKAELHQISKKLSKRERNSLHLPSIIILIIILLNHNSKLSTSPS